Proteins encoded within one genomic window of Citrobacter amalonaticus Y19:
- the bcsG gene encoding cellulose biosynthesis protein BcsG — MTQQTQNASLPSPLWQYWRGLSGWNFYFLVKFGLLWAGYLNFHPLLNLVFMAFLLMPIPRYSLHRIRHWIAIPIGFGLFWHDTWLPGPESIMSQGSQVAGFSADYLLDLATRFINWQMIGAVFVLLVAWLFLSQWIRVTVFVVAILVWLNVLTLAGPSFSLWPAGQPTTTVTTTGGTAAETVATAGGTPVVGDIPAQTAPPTSANLNAWLNTFYNAEAKRKTPFPSALPADAQPFELLVINICSLSWSDIEAAGLMSHPLWSHFDIQFKHFNSATSYSGPAAIRLLRASCGQPSHTNLYQPAGNECYLFDNLSKLGFTQHLMMGHNGEFGGFLKEVRENGGMQAELMDQKGLPAPLLGFDGSPVYDDTAVLQRWMETTEKDKDSRSATFYNTLPLHDGNHYPGVSKTADYKARAQKFFDELDAFFTELEKSGRKVMVVVVPEHGGALKGDRMQVSGLRDIPSPSITNVPAGIKFFGMKAPHQGAPIVINQPSSYLAISDLVVRVLDGKIFTEDSVDWAKLTSNLPQTAAVSENANAVVIQYQDKPYVRLNGGDWVPYPQ, encoded by the coding sequence ATGACTCAACAAACGCAAAATGCATCACTGCCTTCACCACTCTGGCAATACTGGCGCGGCCTTTCTGGCTGGAACTTCTATTTTCTGGTGAAGTTCGGCCTGCTCTGGGCGGGCTATCTTAATTTTCACCCGCTGCTGAACCTGGTCTTTATGGCCTTCCTGCTGATGCCTATTCCGCGTTACAGCCTGCATCGCATTCGTCACTGGATAGCCATTCCGATCGGTTTTGGTCTGTTCTGGCACGACACCTGGCTGCCAGGTCCGGAAAGCATTATGAGCCAGGGCTCGCAGGTGGCCGGCTTTAGCGCGGACTATTTACTGGATCTTGCCACCCGCTTTATCAACTGGCAGATGATAGGCGCCGTGTTTGTCCTGCTGGTCGCGTGGCTGTTTTTGTCACAATGGATTCGGGTGACCGTCTTCGTGGTGGCGATCCTGGTCTGGCTGAACGTCCTGACGCTGGCAGGCCCCAGTTTCTCTCTGTGGCCAGCGGGCCAGCCGACGACTACGGTGACTACCACGGGCGGTACGGCGGCAGAAACGGTCGCAACCGCCGGAGGAACGCCGGTCGTCGGTGATATCCCGGCGCAGACCGCGCCGCCGACGTCGGCGAATCTCAACGCATGGTTGAACACGTTCTACAATGCGGAAGCCAAGCGCAAAACGCCTTTCCCGTCAGCGCTTCCTGCGGATGCGCAGCCGTTTGAGCTGCTGGTCATCAACATCTGCTCACTCTCCTGGTCCGATATTGAAGCCGCAGGGTTGATGTCGCACCCGCTGTGGTCACATTTTGATATTCAGTTTAAGCACTTCAATTCTGCCACTTCGTATAGCGGCCCGGCGGCGATTCGTCTGTTACGCGCCAGCTGTGGACAGCCTTCGCACACCAATCTGTACCAGCCGGCAGGCAACGAATGTTATCTGTTTGATAACCTGTCAAAACTGGGTTTCACGCAGCATCTGATGATGGGGCATAACGGCGAGTTCGGCGGCTTCCTGAAAGAAGTCCGTGAAAACGGCGGGATGCAGGCTGAGCTGATGGATCAGAAGGGCTTACCCGCACCGCTGTTGGGCTTTGATGGTTCTCCGGTTTATGACGACACCGCCGTGCTGCAACGCTGGATGGAGACCACGGAGAAAGATAAGGATTCCCGCAGTGCCACCTTCTACAACACGCTGCCGCTCCACGACGGTAACCACTATCCGGGCGTCAGCAAAACGGCGGATTACAAAGCCCGCGCACAAAAATTCTTTGATGAGCTGGACGCGTTCTTCACTGAGCTGGAGAAATCGGGGCGTAAGGTGATGGTTGTGGTTGTTCCAGAACACGGCGGAGCCTTGAAAGGCGACAGAATGCAGGTCTCTGGTCTGCGTGATATCCCGAGCCCGTCGATCACGAATGTCCCGGCAGGGATAAAATTCTTCGGTATGAAAGCGCCGCATCAGGGTGCGCCGATTGTCATTAACCAGCCAAGCAGCTACCTGGCAATTTCTGACCTGGTGGTACGCGTGCTTGACGGCAAGATCTTCACCGAAGACAGCGTGGACTGGGCGAAACTCACCAGCAACCTGCCGCAGACGGCGGCGGTTTCGGAAAACGCCAACGCGGTCGTTATTCAGTATCAGGACAAACCGTACGTCCGCCTGAACGGTGGCGACTGGGTGCCGTATCCGCAATAA
- a CDS encoding amino acid permease produces the protein MQHDTSPFSVHRASGKPASQTLPFTRYDFGWVLLCIGMAIGAGTVLMPVQIGLKGIWVFITASLIAYPATWIVQDIYLKTLSESETCHDYTDVISHYLGKNWGVFLGVIYFLMIIHGIFIYSLSVVFDSASYIRTFGLTDVDLSQSLVYKVAIFAALVAIASGGEKLLFKISGPMVVVKVGIIVVFGLAMIPHWNLSNITAFPEAPVFFRDVLLTIPFCFFSAVFIQVLNPMNIAYRKREADRVLATRMAIRTHRISYITLIAVILFFSFSFTFSITHEEAVSAFEQNISALALAAQVIPGPIIHITSTVLNIFAVLTAFFGIYLGFHEAMKGLILNVLGRVVNVGDIPSRVITLGICAFIVTTLVVWVSFRVSVLVFFQLGSPLYGIVSCLIPFFLIYKVASLEKLRGLKTWLILLYGILLCLSPLLKLIE, from the coding sequence ATGCAGCACGACACATCACCATTTTCCGTTCACCGCGCATCCGGCAAACCGGCGTCGCAGACGTTACCGTTTACCCGTTACGATTTTGGCTGGGTTTTGCTGTGTATTGGCATGGCGATTGGCGCAGGAACGGTATTAATGCCGGTACAGATTGGACTGAAAGGCATCTGGGTCTTTATTACCGCCTCTCTGATTGCCTATCCAGCCACCTGGATAGTACAGGATATCTATCTGAAAACGCTCTCCGAGAGCGAAACCTGTCATGACTATACCGACGTCATCAGCCATTACCTGGGGAAAAACTGGGGGGTCTTCCTCGGCGTGATTTACTTCCTGATGATTATCCACGGCATATTTATCTACTCGCTTTCCGTGGTGTTCGACAGCGCGTCGTATATCCGCACCTTCGGCCTGACTGACGTCGACCTTTCACAGTCATTAGTCTATAAAGTGGCGATTTTTGCAGCCCTGGTGGCGATCGCCTCCGGCGGTGAGAAATTGCTTTTTAAAATTTCCGGCCCGATGGTGGTGGTGAAAGTCGGTATCATCGTGGTGTTTGGGCTGGCGATGATCCCCCACTGGAACCTGAGCAATATCACCGCCTTCCCGGAGGCCCCGGTGTTCTTTCGCGACGTGTTGCTGACGATCCCCTTCTGCTTCTTTTCGGCGGTCTTCATTCAGGTTCTCAACCCGATGAATATTGCCTATCGCAAGCGTGAAGCGGACAGAGTACTGGCAACCCGCATGGCGATCCGCACTCACCGCATCAGCTACATCACGCTCATTGCGGTGATTCTGTTTTTCTCCTTCTCGTTCACTTTCTCTATCACCCACGAAGAGGCGGTCTCTGCCTTTGAGCAAAACATTTCCGCACTGGCGTTAGCCGCGCAGGTCATACCGGGCCCGATTATTCACATCACCTCGACGGTGCTGAATATCTTTGCCGTACTGACCGCGTTCTTTGGGATCTACCTGGGGTTTCACGAGGCAATGAAGGGCCTTATTTTGAATGTACTGGGTCGCGTCGTTAACGTCGGGGACATTCCTTCGCGCGTGATTACGCTTGGGATCTGCGCCTTTATCGTCACAACGCTTGTTGTCTGGGTTTCGTTTCGCGTCTCCGTGCTGGTGTTTTTCCAGTTGGGCAGCCCGCTGTACGGCATCGTCTCCTGTCTCATCCCGTTTTTCCTGATTTATAAAGTCGCCTCACTGGAAAAGTTGCGCGGTCTGAAAACCTGGCTGATTTTGCTCTACGGGATCCTGTTGTGCCTGTCGCCGCTACTGAAACTGATTGAATAA
- the dppD gene encoding dipeptide ABC transporter ATP-binding protein encodes MALLNVDKLSVHFGDVGSEFRAVDRISYSVNQGEVVGIVGESGSGKSVSSLAIMGLIDYPGRVMAENLLFNGQDLKRISEKERRNLVGAEVAMIFQDPMTSLNPCYTVGFQIMEAIKVHQGGNKKTRRQRAIDLLNQVGIPDPASRLDVYPHQLSGGMSQRVMIAMAIACRPKLLIADEPTTALDVTIQAQIIELLLELQQKENMALVLITHDLALVAEAAHKIIVMYAGQVVETGAAHDIFRAPRHPYTQALLRALPEFAQDKARLASLPGVVPGKYDRPLGCLLNPRCPYATDKCRSEEPELAQLDGGRQSKCHYPLDDAGRPTL; translated from the coding sequence ATGGCGTTATTAAATGTAGATAAATTATCGGTGCATTTCGGCGATGTTGGCTCCGAATTCCGCGCCGTAGACCGCATCAGCTACAGTGTGAATCAGGGTGAAGTGGTCGGTATTGTCGGTGAATCTGGCTCAGGGAAATCGGTCAGTTCACTGGCGATTATGGGGCTGATTGATTATCCGGGCCGCGTGATGGCGGAGAACCTGCTGTTCAACGGTCAGGACCTCAAGCGTATCTCTGAGAAAGAGCGACGTAATCTGGTGGGTGCCGAAGTGGCGATGATTTTCCAGGACCCGATGACCAGCCTGAACCCGTGCTACACCGTCGGTTTCCAGATTATGGAAGCGATCAAGGTGCATCAGGGCGGCAACAAGAAAACCCGTCGTCAGCGGGCGATTGACCTGCTGAACCAGGTGGGGATCCCCGATCCGGCCTCGCGCCTGGACGTGTATCCGCACCAGCTTTCCGGTGGGATGAGCCAGCGCGTGATGATCGCGATGGCGATTGCCTGTCGACCGAAGCTGTTGATTGCCGATGAGCCAACGACGGCGCTGGACGTGACCATCCAGGCGCAAATCATCGAACTGCTGCTGGAACTGCAGCAGAAAGAGAACATGGCGCTGGTGCTCATCACCCATGACCTGGCGCTGGTGGCGGAAGCCGCGCACAAAATCATTGTGATGTACGCTGGTCAGGTGGTGGAAACGGGGGCAGCGCACGATATTTTCCGCGCACCGCGTCACCCTTATACCCAGGCGCTGTTGCGTGCCCTGCCGGAGTTCGCTCAGGATAAAGCGCGACTGGCCTCGCTGCCAGGCGTGGTGCCGGGGAAATATGACCGCCCGCTGGGCTGTCTGCTGAACCCGCGTTGCCCCTATGCGACGGACAAATGCCGCAGCGAAGAACCTGAACTGGCCCAGTTGGATGGTGGTCGCCAGTCGAAATGTCATTACCCACTCGATGATGCCGGGAGGCCCACACTATGA
- the bcsE gene encoding cellulose biosynthesis c-di-GMP-binding protein BcsE: MDPVFSIGISSLWDELRHMPAGGVWWINTDRIEDAISLANQTIAFQTGTAKVAGISMGSDPGKIFKLDESHGPEKIQLFSMPNSEKGLYFMTRDLLCSLDPTHYLFILICENNSWQNIPAERLRLWLDKMNKWTRLHHCSVVVLNPGNNNDKQFSLLMGEYRSLYGLASMHYQGDQHLFDIAFWCNEKGVSARQQLTIHHHDGQWELAQKEEAEIQPRSDEKQILSNVAVLEGAPPLSEHWKLFDNNEALFNEARTAQAATLIFSLQQNSQIEPMARSIHTLRRQRGSALKILVRENIASLRATDERLLLGCGANMVIPWNAPLSRCLTLIESVQGQQFSRYVPEDITTLLSMTQPMKLRGFQKWDVFCEAVNNMMSNTLLPADGKGVMVALRPVPGIRVEQALTMCRPHRTGDIVTIGGNRLVLFLSFCRVNDLDTALNHIFPLPTGDLFSNRMVWFEDNLISAELVQMRLLAPEQWGQPLPLTQNVKPVLNAEHDGKTWRRIPHPLRLLDDETERSS, translated from the coding sequence GTGGACCCTGTATTTTCAATTGGCATCTCATCATTATGGGATGAACTACGCCATATGCCAGCCGGTGGAGTCTGGTGGATTAACACTGATCGCATTGAAGATGCTATCAGTCTGGCGAATCAAACGATTGCTTTTCAGACCGGGACTGCAAAAGTCGCGGGCATTTCTATGGGCAGCGATCCCGGAAAAATATTCAAATTAGATGAATCTCACGGCCCGGAAAAAATTCAGCTATTTTCTATGCCAAATTCTGAGAAGGGTCTATACTTTATGACCCGCGATTTGCTCTGTTCTCTGGATCCGACGCATTACTTATTCATTCTTATTTGCGAAAATAACAGTTGGCAAAATATACCAGCTGAACGTTTGCGTCTGTGGCTGGACAAAATGAATAAATGGACGCGTCTCCATCACTGTTCTGTAGTGGTGCTTAACCCCGGGAATAATAACGATAAACAATTCTCTCTTTTAATGGGGGAATATCGTTCGTTGTATGGTCTCGCCAGCATGCATTATCAGGGCGATCAGCATCTGTTTGATATTGCCTTCTGGTGCAACGAGAAAGGCGTCAGCGCTCGTCAGCAACTCACCATCCACCATCATGACGGTCAGTGGGAACTGGCACAGAAAGAAGAAGCTGAAATCCAACCCCGTAGTGATGAAAAACAGATCCTGAGTAATGTCGCCGTGCTGGAGGGGGCACCACCGCTCTCCGAACACTGGAAATTATTCGATAACAACGAAGCTTTATTCAATGAGGCGCGTACTGCCCAGGCGGCAACGTTGATCTTCTCGCTTCAGCAAAACAGCCAGATTGAACCCATGGCGCGTAGCATTCATACCCTGCGTCGCCAGCGGGGAAGCGCGCTGAAAATCCTCGTGCGGGAAAACATCGCCAGCCTGCGCGCCACCGACGAACGTCTGCTGTTAGGCTGCGGCGCCAATATGGTGATTCCGTGGAACGCCCCGCTCTCACGTTGTCTGACGCTGATTGAAAGCGTTCAGGGTCAGCAATTTAGTCGCTACGTGCCAGAAGACATCACGACGCTACTGTCGATGACCCAGCCGATGAAACTGCGCGGTTTCCAGAAGTGGGACGTGTTCTGTGAAGCAGTGAATAACATGATGAGCAACACCCTGCTGCCTGCTGACGGGAAAGGGGTGATGGTCGCGTTGCGACCCGTTCCGGGTATCCGTGTTGAGCAAGCGTTAACGATGTGTCGTCCGCACCGTACCGGCGATATCGTCACGATTGGCGGCAACCGTCTGGTGCTGTTCTTGTCGTTTTGCCGCGTGAACGATCTCGATACCGCGCTCAATCATATCTTTCCACTCCCGACCGGCGATCTCTTTTCTAATCGCATGGTCTGGTTTGAAGATAATCTCATCAGCGCTGAACTGGTGCAGATGCGCCTACTGGCGCCAGAACAGTGGGGACAACCACTGCCACTGACCCAAAATGTGAAACCGGTCCTTAATGCCGAGCATGACGGCAAGACGTGGCGTCGCATTCCACACCCGCTACGCTTACTGGACGATGAAACGGAGCGTTCATCATGA
- a CDS encoding type I toxin-antitoxin system toxin Ldr family protein — MTLTQLGIAFWHDLAAPAIAGIIAGMVVNWLRNRK; from the coding sequence ATGACGCTGACTCAGTTAGGCATTGCCTTCTGGCACGATTTAGCGGCTCCAGCCATTGCCGGTATTATTGCGGGAATGGTCGTGAACTGGCTACGTAACAGGAAGTAA
- the dppF gene encoding dipeptide ABC transporter ATP-binding subunit DppF codes for MSTHEATSQQLLLQAIDLKKYYPVKKGIFSPERLVKALDGVSFTLERGKTLAVVGESGCGKSTLGRLLTMIETPTGGELYYQGQDLLKHDPHAQKLRRQKIQIVFQNPYGSLNPRKKVGQILEEPLLINTSLNKEQRREKALAMMAKVGLKTEHYDRYPHMFSGGQRQRIAIARGLMLDPDVVIADEPVSALDVSVRAQVLNLMMDLQQELGLSYVFISHDLSVVEHIADEVMVMYLGRCVEKGTKDQIFNNPRHPYTQALLSATPRLNPDDRRERIKLTGELPSPLNPPPGCAFNARCRRRFGPCTQLQPQLKDYSGQLVACFAVDQDENTQKPVA; via the coding sequence ATGAGTACGCATGAGGCCACCTCGCAACAACTGTTGTTGCAGGCAATCGACCTGAAAAAATACTACCCGGTGAAGAAGGGGATTTTCTCCCCGGAACGTCTGGTGAAAGCGCTCGACGGCGTATCCTTTACCCTTGAACGCGGTAAAACGCTGGCGGTGGTGGGCGAGTCTGGCTGTGGGAAATCCACGCTTGGCCGTCTGCTGACGATGATTGAAACGCCGACGGGCGGCGAACTGTATTACCAGGGACAGGATTTACTTAAGCACGATCCGCATGCGCAGAAACTGCGCCGGCAGAAAATCCAGATTGTGTTCCAGAACCCGTACGGTTCGTTGAACCCGCGTAAGAAAGTGGGGCAGATTCTGGAAGAACCCCTGCTGATCAACACCTCGCTCAACAAAGAACAGCGCCGTGAAAAAGCGCTGGCGATGATGGCGAAAGTGGGGCTGAAAACTGAGCACTACGACCGCTATCCGCATATGTTCTCCGGCGGCCAGCGCCAGCGTATTGCTATCGCTCGCGGGCTGATGCTGGATCCGGATGTAGTGATTGCCGATGAACCCGTCTCCGCGCTCGATGTTTCCGTCCGTGCGCAGGTACTGAACCTGATGATGGATTTGCAGCAGGAACTGGGGCTGTCATACGTCTTTATCTCTCACGATCTGTCGGTCGTCGAGCACATTGCTGATGAAGTGATGGTGATGTACTTAGGCCGTTGCGTGGAGAAAGGGACGAAGGACCAGATCTTCAACAACCCGCGCCATCCGTACACTCAGGCGCTGCTCTCCGCCACGCCGCGTCTGAACCCGGACGATCGCCGTGAGCGTATCAAGCTGACCGGTGAGCTCCCCAGCCCGCTGAATCCGCCGCCGGGCTGCGCTTTCAACGCCCGTTGCCGTCGCCGTTTCGGACCCTGCACCCAGTTGCAGCCGCAGCTGAAAGACTACAGCGGTCAACTGGTTGCCTGTTTCGCGGTTGACCAGGATGAAAATACGCAGAAACCCGTCGCGTAA
- the bcsF gene encoding cellulose biosynthesis protein BcsF, whose translation MMTISDILQIIVVCALIFFPLGYLARHSLRRISNTTRLLFAKPRYVKPAGTLRRTVISRATKK comes from the coding sequence ATGATGACCATCAGCGATATCCTGCAAATCATTGTTGTTTGTGCGCTGATTTTCTTCCCGCTGGGGTACCTGGCGCGTCATTCATTACGCCGGATCAGCAATACGACCCGGCTGTTATTTGCAAAACCTCGTTATGTTAAACCGGCCGGAACCTTGCGCCGCACGGTGATTTCCAGGGCAACGAAAAAATGA
- the bcsQ gene encoding cellulose biosynthesis protein BcsQ, whose amino-acid sequence MAILGLQGIRGGVGTTSVAAALAWSLQLLGENVLVVDTSPDNLLRLSFNVDFSHRDGWARAMLDGRDWQEGGMRYTSQLDLLPFGQLTAQEREYPDRWLEQLGGIAAGIRALKESGRYSWILLDLPPGCAPLTRQLVNECDHTLTIVNADTNCHVRLHQQSLPAGAHILINDLRVGSQLQDDLYQVWLQSQRRLLPMVIHRDEAVAECMATKQPLGEYRSDSLAAEEVLTLANWCLLHYSGHKTPVGSAS is encoded by the coding sequence ATGGCCATTCTGGGACTTCAGGGCATACGAGGCGGGGTAGGCACGACGTCGGTCGCTGCTGCGCTGGCCTGGTCATTGCAATTACTCGGGGAAAACGTCCTGGTTGTTGATACCAGCCCCGATAATTTGTTGCGCCTGTCATTCAACGTCGATTTCAGCCATCGTGACGGCTGGGCCAGAGCGATGCTCGATGGTCGTGACTGGCAGGAAGGGGGGATGCGCTATACCTCGCAACTTGATTTACTGCCGTTTGGTCAACTGACGGCTCAGGAACGGGAATACCCCGACCGCTGGCTGGAACAACTGGGCGGCATCGCAGCGGGCATTCGTGCTCTGAAAGAGAGTGGTCGATACTCGTGGATTTTACTGGATCTGCCCCCGGGGTGCGCGCCGTTGACCCGGCAACTGGTCAATGAGTGCGACCATACGCTGACGATTGTCAACGCCGACACCAACTGCCATGTCCGTTTGCATCAGCAGTCGCTGCCGGCGGGAGCGCATATTCTGATTAATGATTTACGCGTTGGCAGCCAGTTGCAAGACGATCTCTACCAGGTCTGGCTACAGAGTCAGCGTCGTCTGCTGCCGATGGTGATTCATCGTGATGAAGCCGTGGCGGAGTGCATGGCGACAAAACAGCCTTTGGGTGAATACCGCAGCGACTCGCTGGCTGCAGAAGAAGTGTTGACGCTGGCAAACTGGTGTTTATTACATTACTCAGGCCATAAAACCCCTGTCGGGAGCGCATCATGA
- the bcsR gene encoding cellulose biosynthesis protein BcsR, translating into MSDNEPGTQTDSTLGYTFQNDFLALSQAFSLPEFDYTDISQREQLAAAIKRWPLLAEFAQQQ; encoded by the coding sequence ATGTCTGACAACGAACCCGGCACGCAAACTGATTCAACATTGGGCTATACCTTTCAAAACGATTTCCTGGCATTAAGCCAGGCTTTTTCATTGCCAGAATTTGATTACACCGATATTTCCCAACGCGAACAGCTAGCCGCCGCGATTAAACGCTGGCCGCTATTGGCTGAATTTGCGCAACAACAATAA
- the bcsA gene encoding UDP-forming cellulose synthase catalytic subunit — translation MSVLSRWLLIPPVSARLSERYQGYRRHGASPLSAALGCLWVILAWVFIPLEHPRWQRIRAERKALYPHINAARPRPLDPARYAIQTLWLMATSPRQETTQPRWQTVSRLQGFITRYHKWMDALPGRVTQNTTHLDKQKELGHLSPGARRFIIGIIVTFSLILALICVTQPFNPLAQFIFLMLLWGVALIVRRMPGRFSALMLIVLSLTVSCRYIWWRYTSTLNWDDPVSLVCGLILLFAETYAWIVLVLGYFQVVWPLNRQPVPLPKDMSLWPTVDIFVPTYNEDLHVVKNTIYASLGIDWPKDKLNIWILDDGGREEFRQFAQTVGVKYIARTTHEHAKAGNINNALKYAKGEFVSIFDCDHVPTRSFLQMTMGWFLKDKNLAMMQTPHHFFSPDPFERNLGRFRKTPNEGTLFYGLVQDGNDMWDATFFCGSCAVIRRKPLDEIGGIAVETVTEDAHTSLRLHRRGYTSAYMRIPQAAGLATESLSAHIGQRIRWARGMVQIFRLDNPLTGKGLKFAQRLCYVNAMFHFLSGVPRLIFLTAPLAFLLLHAYIIYAPALMIALFVLPHMVHASLTNSKIQGKYRHSFWSEIYETVLAWYIAPPTLVALINPHKGKFNVTAKGGLVEEEYVDWVISRPYIYLVLINLFGVAVGVWRYFYGPENEMLTVIVSLVWVFYNLIILGGAVAVSVESKQVRRSHRVEISMPAAIAREDGHLFSCTVHDFSDGGLGIKINGQAQVLEGQKVNLLLKRGQQEYVFPTQVARVWGEQVGLQLMPLTTKQHIDFVQCTFARADTWALWQDSYPEDKPLESLLDILKLGFRGYRHLAEFSPSSVKIIFRSLTSLVSWVVSFIPRRPEQDEVAVQQPDQVMAQQ, via the coding sequence ATGAGTGTCCTGTCCCGGTGGTTGCTTATCCCACCGGTCAGCGCCCGTTTAAGCGAGCGCTATCAGGGTTATCGTCGTCATGGCGCGTCGCCTTTAAGCGCGGCGCTGGGCTGCCTGTGGGTGATTCTCGCGTGGGTCTTCATCCCGCTGGAACATCCGCGCTGGCAGCGGATCCGTGCCGAACGTAAGGCGCTCTATCCCCATATTAACGCCGCGCGACCGCGTCCTTTAGATCCTGCCCGTTACGCTATTCAGACGCTCTGGCTGATGGCGACCTCGCCACGTCAGGAGACGACGCAGCCCCGCTGGCAGACCGTTTCCCGTCTGCAAGGCTTCATAACGCGTTACCATAAGTGGATGGACGCGCTACCGGGACGCGTGACGCAGAACACCACGCATCTGGATAAACAAAAAGAGCTCGGCCATCTGAGCCCTGGCGCGCGTCGCTTTATCATCGGGATTATCGTCACCTTCTCGTTGATTCTGGCGCTGATTTGTGTGACTCAACCGTTTAACCCGCTGGCGCAATTTATCTTCCTGATGCTGCTGTGGGGCGTTGCGCTGATCGTGCGCCGCATGCCGGGGCGCTTCTCTGCGCTGATGCTGATTGTCCTGTCGCTGACGGTATCGTGCCGTTATATCTGGTGGCGCTATACCTCCACACTGAACTGGGATGACCCGGTGAGTCTGGTCTGCGGACTGATCCTGCTGTTTGCCGAAACCTACGCCTGGATTGTGCTGGTGTTGGGCTACTTCCAGGTCGTCTGGCCGCTGAACCGCCAGCCGGTTCCGCTGCCAAAAGACATGTCGCTGTGGCCGACGGTCGATATCTTCGTGCCGACCTACAACGAAGACCTTCACGTGGTGAAAAACACCATTTACGCGTCGCTGGGTATCGACTGGCCGAAAGATAAGCTCAATATCTGGATCCTTGACGATGGCGGACGTGAAGAGTTCCGCCAGTTCGCCCAGACCGTGGGGGTGAAATATATCGCCCGTACCACCCATGAACACGCCAAAGCCGGGAACATTAACAACGCGCTGAAATATGCCAAAGGCGAGTTTGTCTCGATCTTTGACTGCGACCACGTGCCGACGCGTTCGTTCCTGCAAATGACGATGGGCTGGTTCCTGAAAGACAAGAATCTGGCAATGATGCAGACGCCGCACCACTTCTTCTCGCCGGACCCGTTTGAACGTAACCTCGGGCGTTTTCGCAAGACGCCGAACGAAGGCACGCTGTTTTACGGTCTGGTGCAGGACGGTAATGACATGTGGGACGCCACCTTCTTCTGCGGCTCCTGTGCGGTGATTCGCCGTAAACCGCTCGATGAAATCGGCGGCATTGCCGTTGAAACCGTGACTGAGGATGCGCATACCTCGCTGCGTTTGCACCGTCGCGGTTATACCTCCGCGTACATGCGTATTCCGCAGGCGGCGGGGCTGGCGACCGAAAGTTTGTCTGCTCACATCGGTCAGCGTATTCGCTGGGCGCGCGGGATGGTACAGATTTTCCGTCTCGATAACCCGTTGACCGGCAAGGGGCTGAAGTTCGCCCAGCGATTATGTTACGTCAACGCCATGTTCCACTTCCTGTCGGGTGTTCCACGGCTGATCTTCCTGACCGCCCCGCTGGCGTTCCTGCTGCTGCATGCCTATATCATCTATGCGCCAGCGCTGATGATTGCGCTGTTCGTCCTGCCGCACATGGTCCACGCCAGCCTGACCAACTCGAAAATTCAGGGTAAGTATCGTCACTCTTTCTGGAGTGAGATCTACGAAACGGTGTTGGCCTGGTATATCGCGCCGCCGACGCTGGTGGCGCTGATCAACCCGCATAAAGGGAAGTTCAACGTCACCGCGAAGGGCGGGCTGGTCGAAGAAGAGTATGTCGACTGGGTGATTTCCCGTCCGTACATCTACCTCGTGCTGATTAACCTGTTCGGCGTGGCGGTGGGCGTCTGGCGTTACTTCTACGGGCCGGAAAATGAAATGCTGACTGTTATCGTCAGCCTGGTGTGGGTGTTCTACAACCTGATCATCCTCGGCGGCGCGGTGGCGGTGTCGGTAGAAAGTAAGCAGGTTCGCCGCTCACACCGTGTCGAAATTTCCATGCCGGCGGCAATTGCCCGTGAAGACGGACACCTGTTCTCGTGCACCGTTCATGATTTCTCCGACGGTGGTCTGGGGATCAAGATCAACGGTCAGGCTCAGGTGCTGGAAGGGCAGAAGGTAAATTTACTGCTCAAACGCGGTCAGCAGGAGTATGTCTTCCCGACGCAGGTGGCGCGCGTTTGGGGTGAACAGGTGGGGCTACAACTGATGCCGTTAACCACCAAACAACATATCGATTTTGTGCAGTGTACGTTTGCCCGTGCCGATACATGGGCGCTCTGGCAGGACAGCTATCCGGAAGATAAGCCGCTGGAAAGCCTGTTGGATATTCTGAAGCTGGGTTTCCGTGGCTATCGCCATCTTGCGGAGTTCTCCCCGTCTTCGGTCAAAATAATTTTCCGGTCTCTGACTTCTCTGGTTTCCTGGGTTGTGTCGTTCATTCCACGTCGTCCGGAGCAGGACGAGGTGGCGGTGCAACAGCCGGATCAGGTTATGGCTCAACAATGA